The DNA sequence GGTCCAGCGAAACTTCGTATAATAATCGACAATAAATCATCTGAACCGTTTCCGGCCATAACATACTCTGGCCTTGTGCCTAACATCTGAGCAATTTTTATTCTGGCTGCTGTTGCGATTGGATCAGGGTAAAGACGAAGAGTTTCATTTACCGCCTCTTTAATAGCACGGAAAACCTCCGGAGAAGGTGGATAAGGATTTTCATTTGTATTAAGCTTTATATAAATGCCGTCTTTCGGCTGTTCACCTGGTATATATCCCGACATCTTTTCAATATTGTCTCGAAAATAACTCAATGGCATACTCCTTATTTCAGAGATTTACTCTTCTCTTTGTTTAATCTGATTTGAATGGAACGTGTGTGTGCGTCCAGGCCTTCAGCCTTTGAAATCTCGACAATATCATCACAAGCATCCTTAAGAGCTGACTTTGAATAGGTTATTACGCTGGATCTTTTCAGAAAATCATTTACCGATAACCCGGAAGAAAAGCGAGCCGTACTACTTGTAGGGAGTACATGAGAAGGCCCTGCGATATAATCTCCTAATGCGACAGGTGTATAGGAACCCAAAAAGATTGCCCCGGCATGCTTAATATGTGACAACACGTTTCTGGGATTTTGCGTCATAATTTGTAAATGTTCCGGAGCTAAGGTATTCGCAATGTCTATACATTCGTCAATATTTTTTGTCAAGAGAATGATACCGAATTTATCAAGACATCTTTTTGTATCTGTACGCCGTTTCAAATTGGTTATTTGTAGCTTTAACTCTGCCATTACTTGTTCTGTCAACAACTCTGAGAAAGTAACTAGTATTGCGATACCTGGTGTATGTTCTGCTTGCGATAATAGGTCAGATGCTACAAACGATGGATTTGCGCGGTCATCAGCTACAATTACTACCTCGCTCGGTCCTGCCAGCATATCGATGCCGGCATATCCAAAGATTTCCCTTTTCGCAAGCGTTACAAATATATTCCCGGGTCCTACGATTTTGTCTACTTTTGGAACTGTTTCTGTACCAAACGCAAGGGCGGCAATAGCCTGGGCGCCACCAATCTTATAGATTTCATTCACACCCGATTCCTTTGCAGCTACCAATCTTTCTGGCGGGATGGTTCCATCTTTTGCAGGTGGTGTAGTCATGATTATCTTGCCAACACCTGCTACACGTGCCGGTATGGTATTCATCAATACCGTTGATGGATAAGAGGCGGCGCCACCCGGAACATAAACTCCTACGCTTTCAAGAGGGGAATACACCGTATCAAGCACAACACCATGTGTTTTTAACGGGCTGATATTACGGATTCGTATGTGTTCCTGGTACGTCCATATATTTGTGATAGCCCGTTGAATAGACCTTACAAAAGGAAGTGATATCTTCTTATACGCTTCCGCAATTTCTTCATCCTTTACCTGAAATTCATCCGGCAGGAGAGAAGCCTTATCAAAGCGTTTACTATAGCTTACAATAGCCTTATCTCCATGCTTTTGAATATCGCGGATGATTTTGAGCACGGTATCTCTCTGATTTGAGAAACTATCTAAAACACTTAACCGTTGCTTGAGTTTCTTAATTTCCTTATCAATATTACATTCCCATGTTCTGAGCACCTGCATTGCCGTATTCCAAAAATTAACGAGGCATAAGCCTCGTTTAGTCTATTATGAATTATGTAATGTAGCTGTACAAAATATCCAGAAATTATATTTTTTACTGAAAATATTGTCAAGGGAAATGAAATGAGTTTCATTTTGACTTTCATATGCAAGGCGATATAATACAAAAAATTTTAGGTATTGTACTATGACTATAATAGCAGGGGTAGATGAAGCCGGATATGGTCCTGTGCTTGGACCTTTGGTAATTACGGCTATTGCTTTCGATG is a window from the Candidatus Jettenia sp. genome containing:
- the hisD gene encoding histidinol dehydrogenase, whose amino-acid sequence is MQVLRTWECNIDKEIKKLKQRLSVLDSFSNQRDTVLKIIRDIQKHGDKAIVSYSKRFDKASLLPDEFQVKDEEIAEAYKKISLPFVRSIQRAITNIWTYQEHIRIRNISPLKTHGVVLDTVYSPLESVGVYVPGGAASYPSTVLMNTIPARVAGVGKIIMTTPPAKDGTIPPERLVAAKESGVNEIYKIGGAQAIAALAFGTETVPKVDKIVGPGNIFVTLAKREIFGYAGIDMLAGPSEVVIVADDRANPSFVASDLLSQAEHTPGIAILVTFSELLTEQVMAELKLQITNLKRRTDTKRCLDKFGIILLTKNIDECIDIANTLAPEHLQIMTQNPRNVLSHIKHAGAIFLGSYTPVALGDYIAGPSHVLPTSSTARFSSGLSVNDFLKRSSVITYSKSALKDACDDIVEISKAEGLDAHTRSIQIRLNKEKSKSLK